Proteins from a genomic interval of Dunckerocampus dactyliophorus isolate RoL2022-P2 chromosome 5, RoL_Ddac_1.1, whole genome shotgun sequence:
- the csnk2a2b gene encoding casein kinase II subunit alpha', with amino-acid sequence MPGPVAGSKSRVYADVNLLKSRDYWDYEAHIPNWNNQEDYQLVRKLGRGKYSEVFEAINITNNEKVVVKILKPVKKKKIKREIKILENLRGGTNIIRLVDTVKDPVSRTPALVFECINNTDFKELYQKLTDYDIRFYMYELLKALDYCHSMGIMHRDVKPHNVMIDHQLRKLRLIDWGLAEFYHPSQEYNVRVASRYFKGPELLVDYQMYDYSLDMWSLGCMLASMIFQKEPFFHGQDNYDQLVRIAKVLGTDELFGYLRKYHIELDPRFKDLLGQQSRKRWEQFVQTENQHLVSPEALDLLDKLLRYDHQQRLTATEAMEHPYFYPVVKEQSLSNSDNMVSSGNTTAR; translated from the exons ATGCCGGGTCCGGTGGCCGGTAGCAAGTCCCGAGTGTACGCTGATGTCAATTTGCTCAAGAGCCGGGATTACTGGGACTACGAGGCCCACATACCCAACTGGAA CAACCAGGAGGACTACCAGCTGGTCCGTAAACTGGGCAGAGGGAAGTACAGTGAAGTGTTCGAGGCCATCAACATCACCAACAATGAGAAGGTGGTGGTCAAGATTTTGAAG CCggtcaagaaaaagaaaatcaagCGCGAGATCAAAATCCTGGAGAACCTGCGTGGTGGGACCAACATCATCCGACTGGTGGACACAGTCAAAGACCCTGTG TCAAGAACTCCCGCactcgtctttgaatgcatcaatAACACAGACTTCAAG GAGTTGTACCAGAAGTTGACAGACTATGATATCCGTTTTTATATGTATGAACTACTGAAG GCTCTGGACTACTGTCACAGTATGGGAATCATGCACCGTGACGTCAAACCCCACAATGTGATGATTGACCACCAGTTGAGAAAG CTGCGCCTTATAGATTGGGGATTGGCTGAGTTCTACCACCCTTCCCAGGAATACAATGTCAGAGTGGCGTCACGATACTTCAAAGGTCCCGAGCTCCTGGTGGATTACCAg ATGTATGATTACAGTCTAGACATGTGGAGCTTGGGCTGTATGCTTGCCAGTATGATCTTCCAGAAAGAGCCCTTCTTCCATGGGCAGGACAACTATGACCAG CTGGTGCGAATTGCCAAAGTTCTGGGGACCGATGAGCTGTTTGGCTACCTGCGTAAATACCACATTGAACTGGATCCACGCTTCAAAGATCTGCTCGGACA ACAGAGCAGGAAGCGCTGGGAACAGTTTGTGCAGACTGAGAACCAGCACTTGGTGAGTCCTGAAGCTCTGGACCTGCTGGACAAGCTGCTACGTTACGACCACCAACAGAGACTGACTGCCACAGAGGCCATGGAGCACCCATATTTTT ACCCTGTAGTAAAGGAGCAGTCTCTGTCAAACTCTGACAACATGGTTTCTAGTGGCAACACCACAGCTCGATGA